In the Mercenaria mercenaria strain notata unplaced genomic scaffold, MADL_Memer_1 contig_4101, whole genome shotgun sequence genome, one interval contains:
- the LOC123558689 gene encoding receptor-type tyrosine-protein phosphatase alpha-like — QIPYGMQYPANVATKSGNYGKNRYKSMYAYDHSRVMLKAFPDHPDSDYINAAYIMGYSGENAYIAAQGPIANTLGDFWRMIWEQNIKTIVMATNLSEEGKMKCIQYWPEAGKSVQHGNIIAVSVSEDVFAEFVVRRFKVSQG, encoded by the exons CAAATACCGTACGGTATGCAGTATCCTGCCAATGTTGCAACCAAGTCAGGGAATTATGGCAAGAATAGATACAAATCCATGTATGCAT ATGACCATTCCAGAGTGATGTTGAAAGCTTTTCCAGATCATCCTGATTCGGACTACATAAATGCTGCTTATATAATG GGATATTCTGGTGAAAATGCCTATATTGCTGCTCAAG GGCCTATTGCAAACACTCTTGGAGACTTTTGGAGAATGATATGGGAACAGAACATCAAAACAATTGTAATGGCTACAAACCTTTCTGAGGAAGGCAAG ATGAAGTGCATACAGTATTGGCCAGAAGCAGGCAAAAGTGTGCAGCATGGAAACATTATTGCTGTCTCCGTTTCGGAGGATGTGTTTGCTGAGTTTGTTGTCAGACGGTTTAAAGTTTCGCAAGGG